AACAAATGGACCACCGGGCCGGAGCGCACCGCCGCCGCGCTGCCGGAAAACTGCTGGAGCACCGCCGCCAAGACGCGCTGGCGCGACGGGGTGGAAGTGACTGAGCAGTACGCCGGCATCCGGCACACCGTGGCCGGCAGCGACTTCACGTTCCCGCTGGCTGTGGCCCGGTGGAAGAAGGACGACCAGATGTTCTGGCGTTACGCCTTTGTGGCGCACGACCCGCGCCGGACCGACGCGGGGGCGGTGATGGCGCGGCATCGGTTGAAAGGCGCCAGGGAACAACTCTTCAAGGAAGTGCTGCGGGGGCTGGACCTGCACCATCCGCCCTGCGCCAGCCTGGTGGCCAACCGGATGTTCTACGCCATTGCGGCGCTGGCCTACAACCTGATGAAAGCCGTGCAGCTGCTTTGCCTGCCCGACGAGTGCCAGGGCTGGACCGTGCCCACGCTGCTCAAACAGAGGGTGCGGCTGCCGGCGACGTTGGTGCGGCATGGGCGGCGGCTGGTGACGCGGGTGGAAGTGGCGGTCAGCTGGCTGGGCTGGTGGCACCAGTGGCAAGCGCGCTGGTGGCGGGCCGTGGCGGCGGAAGCGGCGGTGCCCTCCGGCTAAACTGGAGCCACGGCACGAACCCCGCACGCGCCGACCGCCCCTGGCGGCCAGGGCGGAGCATGCCCGCATCTGGGAAAAAAACCACCCTGGCCCGGCCCTGCGGCCCTTCCGGCGCCCGGACGACCCCTCCCCGATGGGCCCCAGAGCCCTCCCAGATCACGTTTAGAGACTCCTCCGATTCGAAACCACACTTTGCACCCCCGCCCCAATTGCTGGCTAAGGATTCAGGGCCCCCACCCACCGCCCCCGAAAGCATTGCCAAAACCGCCCCTGCCCCGCCATCCTGCACACCGCAAACCACAACCGACCTCAACCACAAAACCCAAAAACCATGAAAACCCATTCATTCAGCCCTGGCACTCTCCTCGCAGCCCTCACCCTCGCCCTCAGCGCCCCGGTCGCTCAAACCGCCCAGCCACCCTTCAACGGCATCGGCGTCCATATCGGGAATCTGTACCAGCTCTCCCCCGCCCGATCCCGGTCCATCAGCCCGGAAAACTTCACCGGCGAAAAAGGTAAGGGCGGCATGGCCGTCGACGGCCCCGCCAAAAACGCCGCCCGCGACCTCGGCCCCGGCTGGAAAATCTCGCCCTTCGTCCGCATCGCACCCGATACCACCTTCACCCTCGCCGACATCCAGGGACCCGGCTGCATCCAACACATCTGGATCACACCCGCCCCCCTCGACCGAACCCGCTTCATGATCCTGCGCTTCTACTGGGACGACGAAACCCAGCCATCGGTTGAGGTGCCGCTGGGCGACTTCTTCGCCTGCGGCTGGGCCCGCTACTGCCAGATCAATTCCCTCGCCGTCTGCGTCAACCCCGGCAGCGCCTTCAACTGCTACTGGCCCATGCCCTTCCGCAAACGCGCCCGCGTCACCCTCGAAAACCTCAACGACGGCCCCATCACCATCTACTACCAGATCGATTACATCCTCACCGACGTCCCCGACGACGCCGCCTACTTCCACGCCCAATTCCGCCGCGAAGACCCCCTCCGCGAACCCGGCCTCTACACCATCCTCGACGGCGTCGAGGGCCGCGGCCACTACGTCGGCACCTACCTCGCCTGGGAAGTCCACAGCACCGGCTGGTGGGGCGAGGGCGAAATCAAATTCTACCTCGACGGCGACAGGGACTTCCCCACCATCTGTGGCACCGGCACCGAAGACTACTTCTGCGGCTCCTACAACTTCGACACCGTCGGCCCCGACGGCAAACACCGCTACACCGAATTCTCAGGCCCCTACACCGGCCTGCCCCACGTCATCCGACCCGACGGCCTCTACGACTCCCAACAACGGTTCGGCCTGTACCGATGGCACATTCCCGACCCCATCCGCTTCGAAAAAGACATCCGCGTCACCATCCAGGCCCTCGGCTGGCGTTCCGGCGGACGATACCTCAAGCTCCGCGACGACATCGCCTCCGTCGCCTATTGGTACCAGACCGAACCCCACAAACCCTTCCCCAAACTCCTCTCCCGCGACGAACTGGAACTCAAGTAAACCGCGGCACACCCCGGGCACAACCCCTCAACCTCCCCACACAAGCGGCGGCGCCGCCAGCGCCTCCCGATACACCGCCTCATATTCCCCGGCCGTCCGACCCCAGCCGAAATCCATCCGCATCCCGTTCACCCGATACCGATGCAACAACGCCGGATGCTCATACAACACCAGCGCCTTCCGAATCGCATGCGCCAGCGCACCCGCACTGTACTCGTGAAACTTGATCCCGTTGGCCCGCTCCACCGACTCCCGCGCGTCCACCACCGTGTCATCCAACCCACCCACCGCACGCACAATCGGAACCGTCCCATACCGCAAACTGTACATCTGGTTCAATCCACACGGCTCAAACCGCGACGGCATCAAATAAAAATCACTCCCCGCCTCGATCCGATGCGCCAGCCCCACATCAAATCCAAACCGCACACCCACCTTCCCCGGATACCGGGCCCGCAACCCCTCCAGAGCCTCCACATACCGCGCCTCCCCGCTCCCCAACAACACAAACCGCATCCGCGCCGCCAGCATCTCGTGCAACGCCGGCAGCAAAATGTCCAAACCCTTCTGCTCCGCCAGCCGCGTCACCATCCCAAACAACGGCACGTCCACCTCCTCCGGCAGCCCCAACTCCCGCAACAACCCCGCCTTCACCACCGTCTTGCCCCGCAGGTCCCGAACCGAATACGACGCCGGCAAATGCGGATTGTTCTCCGTGTTCCATTCCTCATAGTCCACCCCGTTCAAAATCCCCCGCAACTGCCCCTGACGCCGCCGCAACAACCACGCCAACCCCTCACCGAATTCCTCCGTCAGAATCTCACGCGCATACCGCGGGCTCACCGTCGTCAGCCGGTCCGCCGTCGCAATCCCCGCCTTCAAACAGTTCAACTGCCCGTACGCCTCCGCACAGTCCGGATGAAAATACGTCCACGGCAGATTCGTCAGCCCGTACGTCCAGGCCGGAAAATAACCCTGATAGGCCAGATTATGAATCGTCAGACACGTGCGTGGCGCGTCCATCCAGCCCCCGGCCCGCCGCTCATGCTGCACCATCAACGCCACCAGCGCCGTCTGCCAGTCATGCACATGCACCACCTCCGGCCGCCACGGCAGATACCGCGCCAGATGCACCACGCACTTCGAGAAAAAAATGAAACGTTCCCCGTTGTCCGCGTAGTCCCGCCCGTTCTCGTTGTACAATCCCGTCCGATCAAAATACCCGTCGTGCCCGATGAAATAGACCGTCAGCCGCGGCTCCGGCTCGTGCACCCACAACGCCGCGTCCACACGCCGATCCCCCAACGGCAGGTCAAACCGCCAGTCCATCCGACGCAACTCCGGAAACCGCTCCCGAACCCCGCGAAACAACGGCTTCACCACCCCCACCTGATGCCCCGCCCGCGCCAGCGCACGGCCCAGCGCACCCGTCATGTCCGCCAGACCCCCCGTCTTCGAATACGGGTGCACCTCACTGCTGGCCAGCAACACCCGCAACTTCAGACCCCCACCCAACTGCCCGCTCCCACTCACGGCGTGATCCGCTCCTCCCCGTAATACGGCCGCAACGCCTCCGGCACCACCACGCTCCCGTCCGCCTCCTGATACGTCTCCACCAGCGCCACATACAAACGCGCCAGCGCCGTGCCGCTCCCGTTCAACACATGCGGATGCCGGTTCACCCCCTGCCCGTCCTTGTACCGCAACCGCATCCGACGCGCCTGAAACTCCTCGCAGTTCGACACGCTCGAAACCTCCAAATACGACCCCTGCCCCGGCGCCCACACCTCCAAATCGTACGTCTTCGCACTCGCAAACCCCATGTCCCCCGTGCACAACAACACCACCCGATAATGCAACCCCAGCAGCTGCAACACCCGCTCCGCATGCCGCACCATCGCCTCATGCGCCTCATACCCCTCCTCCGGCCGCACCACCTGGATCAATTCCACCTTGTCAAACTGATGCATCCGAATCAGCCCGCGCGTACCCACACCCGCCGCGCCGGCCTCCCCGCGAAAACACGGCGTGTACGCACAATACCGAATCGGCAAATCCGCCTCCCGCAACAACTCCTCCCGATGCAAATTCGCCACCACCGTCTCCGCCGTCGGGATCAAATACAGTCGACCCAGATTCGCAGGATCATCCCCCTCCGCCACCCCGTAGTACTGGTCCTTGAACTTCGGAAACTGACCCACACCCTCCAAACACGCCGGCCCCACCATCAACGGGGGCCACACCTCCGTGTACCCATGCTCCCGCGTGTGCAAATCCAACATGAACTGGATCAACGCACGCTCCAACCGCGCCCCGCGCCCCCGATACAACGCAAACCCGCTGCCCGACACCTTCGCCGCCCGCGCAAAATCCACCAGGCCCAACCGCTCACACAACTCCACATGCGTCCTCGGCTCAAACCCGAACCGCCGCGCCTCCCCATGCACCCGCACCACCACGTTGTCCGCCGCCGAACGACCCACCGGCACACTCGCATGCGGTAAATTCGGCATCCG
This genomic interval from Limisphaera ngatamarikiensis contains the following:
- a CDS encoding transposase is translated as AKINYEGQLALSWQTFWFGPFLVGGELGSPGEVSSALPAMLQTLRPLWRDRACDFLADSGSSSAEHLQAIEQAGFTHWSVSYNKWTTGPERTAAALPENCWSTAAKTRWRDGVEVTEQYAGIRHTVAGSDFTFPLAVARWKKDDQMFWRYAFVAHDPRRTDAGAVMARHRLKGAREQLFKEVLRGLDLHHPPCASLVANRMFYAIAALAYNLMKAVQLLCLPDECQGWTVPTLLKQRVRLPATLVRHGRRLVTRVEVAVSWLGWWHQWQARWWRAVAAEAAVPSG
- a CDS encoding glycoside hydrolase family 172 protein, encoding MKTHSFSPGTLLAALTLALSAPVAQTAQPPFNGIGVHIGNLYQLSPARSRSISPENFTGEKGKGGMAVDGPAKNAARDLGPGWKISPFVRIAPDTTFTLADIQGPGCIQHIWITPAPLDRTRFMILRFYWDDETQPSVEVPLGDFFACGWARYCQINSLAVCVNPGSAFNCYWPMPFRKRARVTLENLNDGPITIYYQIDYILTDVPDDAAYFHAQFRREDPLREPGLYTILDGVEGRGHYVGTYLAWEVHSTGWWGEGEIKFYLDGDRDFPTICGTGTEDYFCGSYNFDTVGPDGKHRYTEFSGPYTGLPHVIRPDGLYDSQQRFGLYRWHIPDPIRFEKDIRVTIQALGWRSGGRYLKLRDDIASVAYWYQTEPHKPFPKLLSRDELELK
- the glgA gene encoding glycogen synthase GlgA, which codes for MSGSGQLGGGLKLRVLLASSEVHPYSKTGGLADMTGALGRALARAGHQVGVVKPLFRGVRERFPELRRMDWRFDLPLGDRRVDAALWVHEPEPRLTVYFIGHDGYFDRTGLYNENGRDYADNGERFIFFSKCVVHLARYLPWRPEVVHVHDWQTALVALMVQHERRAGGWMDAPRTCLTIHNLAYQGYFPAWTYGLTNLPWTYFHPDCAEAYGQLNCLKAGIATADRLTTVSPRYAREILTEEFGEGLAWLLRRRQGQLRGILNGVDYEEWNTENNPHLPASYSVRDLRGKTVVKAGLLRELGLPEEVDVPLFGMVTRLAEQKGLDILLPALHEMLAARMRFVLLGSGEARYVEALEGLRARYPGKVGVRFGFDVGLAHRIEAGSDFYLMPSRFEPCGLNQMYSLRYGTVPIVRAVGGLDDTVVDARESVERANGIKFHEYSAGALAHAIRKALVLYEHPALLHRYRVNGMRMDFGWGRTAGEYEAVYREALAAPPLVWGG
- the serS gene encoding serine--tRNA ligase encodes the protein VGDRIAELDREVGEVEAAREGLMLRMPNLPHASVPVGRSAADNVVVRVHGEARRFGFEPRTHVELCERLGLVDFARAAKVSGSGFALYRGRGARLERALIQFMLDLHTREHGYTEVWPPLMVGPACLEGVGQFPKFKDQYYGVAEGDDPANLGRLYLIPTAETVVANLHREELLREADLPIRYCAYTPCFRGEAGAAGVGTRGLIRMHQFDKVELIQVVRPEEGYEAHEAMVRHAERVLQLLGLHYRVVLLCTGDMGFASAKTYDLEVWAPGQGSYLEVSSVSNCEEFQARRMRLRYKDGQGVNRHPHVLNGSGTALARLYVALVETYQEADGSVVVPEALRPYYGEERITP